A genome region from Microvirgula aerodenitrificans DSM 15089 includes the following:
- the ychF gene encoding redox-regulated ATPase YchF, whose protein sequence is MSLKCGIVGLPNVGKSTLFNALTKAGIEAANYPFCTIEPNVGIVEVPDPRLDELSKIVKPQRVQPAIVEFVDIAGLVAGASKGEGLGNQFLANIRETDAIVNVVRCFDDDNIVHVAGKIDPISDIETIGTELALADLSTVEKAITRDGKKAKSGDKDAIRLIAVLEKVRAHLDAGLPARSLGLDPEDVELVRPFCLLTIKPAMYVANVAEDGFENNDYLDRLKAFASKEGAPVVAVCASIESEIADLDDADKQEFLDSLGLAEPGLNRLIRAGYQLLGLQTYFTAGVKEVRAWTIHVGDTAPQAAGVIHTDFERGFIRAQTISYADFIACGGEAKAKEAGKMRSEGKEYVVQDGDVMNFLFNV, encoded by the coding sequence TGTCGGCCTGCCCAACGTCGGCAAGTCCACGCTGTTCAACGCGCTGACCAAGGCCGGCATCGAAGCGGCGAACTACCCGTTCTGCACCATCGAACCGAACGTCGGCATCGTCGAAGTGCCCGATCCGCGCCTCGACGAACTGTCGAAGATCGTCAAGCCGCAGCGGGTTCAGCCGGCCATCGTCGAATTCGTCGACATCGCCGGTCTGGTGGCCGGCGCCAGCAAGGGTGAAGGCCTCGGCAACCAGTTCCTGGCCAACATCCGCGAGACCGATGCCATCGTCAACGTGGTGCGCTGCTTCGACGACGACAATATCGTCCACGTCGCCGGCAAGATCGACCCGATCTCCGACATTGAAACCATCGGCACCGAACTGGCGCTGGCCGACCTGTCGACGGTCGAAAAGGCCATCACCCGTGACGGCAAGAAGGCCAAGAGCGGCGACAAGGACGCGATCCGCCTGATCGCCGTGCTGGAAAAGGTCCGCGCCCATCTCGACGCCGGCCTGCCGGCCCGCAGCCTCGGCCTGGACCCGGAAGACGTCGAACTGGTCCGCCCGTTCTGCCTGCTGACCATCAAGCCGGCAATGTACGTCGCCAACGTGGCCGAAGACGGCTTCGAGAACAACGACTACCTCGACCGCCTGAAGGCCTTTGCCAGCAAGGAAGGCGCACCGGTCGTGGCGGTCTGTGCCTCGATCGAATCGGAAATCGCCGACCTCGACGATGCCGACAAGCAGGAATTCCTCGACAGCCTCGGCCTGGCCGAACCGGGCCTGAACCGGCTGATCCGCGCCGGCTACCAGTTGCTCGGCCTGCAGACCTATTTCACCGCCGGGGTGAAGGAAGTCCGCGCCTGGACCATCCACGTCGGCGACACCGCGCCGCAGGCGGCCGGCGTCATCCACACCGACTTCGAACGCGGCTTCATCCGCGCGCAGACCATCTCCTACGCCGACTTCATCGCCTGCGGCGGCGAAGCCAAGGCCAAGGAAGCCGGCAAGATGCGCTCGGAAGGCAAGGAATACGTGGTGCAGGATGGCGACGTGATGAACTTCCTGTTCAACGTCTGA
- a CDS encoding DMT family transporter, with the protein MNPASLARLFLLAALWGGSFLFMRISAPVLGAVPTAFGRVLLGAFGLLALVLLLRVRLSFHGKLGAALALGVINSGIPFLMYALAARVLPAGYSAILNAMTPLMGVLVGMACFGERMTGARAAGVLVGLAGVAVLTRTGPLDVSGAVLWGVAACLLATFCYGLAGFLTRRWITARGGLDSRIVALGSQIGAVLMLLPFAVLDVSTRSIPWGEVEAPVWMSMLALGLLCTSAAYILFFRLIADVGPLKALTVTFLIPLFGVFWGWLILGEAATLAHALGGGMIAAALWLVLRPIPDARLATAAPPPAASAHSPALPAAGPAGGDGAAGEDDWSV; encoded by the coding sequence ATGAATCCCGCCAGTCTCGCCCGCCTGTTCCTGCTTGCCGCACTCTGGGGCGGCAGCTTTCTGTTCATGCGCATTTCGGCCCCGGTGCTGGGGGCCGTGCCCACGGCATTCGGCCGCGTGCTGCTGGGCGCTTTCGGCCTGCTCGCACTGGTGCTGCTGCTGCGGGTGCGGCTGTCGTTCCACGGCAAACTCGGCGCGGCGCTGGCGCTGGGAGTGATCAACTCCGGCATCCCGTTCCTGATGTACGCGCTGGCGGCCCGGGTGCTGCCAGCCGGCTACAGCGCCATTCTGAATGCGATGACCCCGTTGATGGGCGTGCTGGTCGGCATGGCCTGTTTTGGCGAGCGGATGACCGGCGCCAGGGCCGCCGGCGTACTGGTCGGGCTGGCCGGGGTCGCCGTCCTGACCCGTACCGGGCCGCTCGATGTCAGCGGGGCCGTGTTGTGGGGCGTGGCGGCCTGTCTGCTGGCGACGTTCTGCTATGGGCTGGCCGGTTTTCTGACCCGGCGCTGGATTACCGCACGCGGCGGCCTCGACAGCCGGATCGTCGCCCTGGGCAGCCAGATCGGCGCAGTATTGATGCTGCTGCCGTTTGCCGTCCTGGATGTCTCGACCCGTTCGATTCCCTGGGGCGAGGTGGAGGCCCCGGTGTGGATGTCGATGCTGGCGCTTGGCCTGCTGTGCACGTCGGCGGCCTACATCCTGTTCTTCAGACTGATTGCGGATGTGGGACCGCTGAAGGCGCTGACGGTGACTTTCCTGATCCCGCTGTTCGGCGTGTTCTGGGGCTGGCTGATCCTGGGCGAAGCCGCCACGCTGGCCCACGCGCTGGGTGGGGGCATGATTGCCGCCGCCCTGTGGCTGGTGCTGCGACCGATACCGGACGCGCGGCTGGCCACCGCTGCGCCGCCCCCCGCCGCGTCGGCGCATTCGCCGGCATTGCCGGCGGCAGGTCCCGCCGGAGGCGATGGCGCGGCCGGCGAGGATGACTGGTCTGTCTGA
- a CDS encoding S8 family peptidase, protein MTALSLAAPFYAPAAPAQVAEPLPVSWEIAATGADAARRAGFRGKGVAIGVLDKGFLVRHPLLSGPNFHPLDSTLNIDGNTLIFDARVLQRDERGYATHGASVSAAIAGQAYPDLGYLGGIAPEADLYLSSMTPSDVIFATTHGSKSAEADNDNTLFQPLDQQLLGHGLRTLYRNVSALRVINNSWNDEAAGDRPADVDTAYRRARQLDTGNAPLIDSLRAATRQDVLLVFAAGNEHRAQPGLMATLPRYLPELEPHFLSVVALDAEGRLAAYSNQCGVSKAWCLSAPGDIYAASASHAPAGAGPAYNLVRVQGTSIAAPLVSGAAGLIRERFPYMTMAQVRGVMLSTATPEGAERVSEAQGWGRLNVARALQGPEQLLGDPVYHLDRASDPEGDVWRNDIVAGGRLGKAGNGTLSLAGMRNRFAGVTVHDGLLTLEQAHVFSQSSRVEGGELRVDGSLEGPALDVAPAGTLSGSGDIRAPTRIDGSLASQQASRALTFHHSLILGRHSRTRLAAAPLVLSGSRAQAMLGGTLIPSGLTAGSRSLLRTTAGARYHGRFDRLQQDPALKAAGQRHDLLFAPDGIRLAVHPQALPGQQALTANAARGATLLNQLRDHPQALGDSRYNRWLHQALAGHAGSLPQTIGGQIHADLGAALLLQPLRLQSALQTQLGRPGQVPGGKRWWLDAVSERAHSSARPGIAASKEHSSTLRLGLGLPVSERLAFSGGFSPGKDTVSAASAHARTDLLQLGVAARYGLRSLDHGPYIGGQLAISRASSTITRNLAPLGQTRGDTGGWLYGAGLTGGYRWQVAPDSMITPHAGLQGSRGHLRAFREHGGELPLSVERSTLSTQTALAGIDLERRWQRGRWTLLPGLSIAYQRTLGRSSQHSQARIDGFTVGQTSARHGRDRVAASLKLDARYADWTARVRLAGLTGSGDSGGAASLQLFRAF, encoded by the coding sequence ATGACGGCGCTTTCCCTTGCCGCACCATTTTATGCCCCTGCCGCCCCCGCACAAGTGGCCGAACCGCTGCCGGTCAGCTGGGAAATCGCGGCTACAGGCGCCGATGCCGCCCGGCGCGCCGGTTTCAGGGGAAAGGGCGTCGCCATCGGCGTGCTGGACAAGGGCTTTCTGGTCCGGCACCCGTTATTGTCCGGGCCCAATTTTCATCCGCTCGACAGCACCCTGAATATCGACGGCAACACGCTGATTTTCGACGCCCGCGTACTGCAGCGGGACGAGCGCGGCTATGCCACGCACGGTGCGTCCGTCAGCGCCGCCATTGCCGGGCAGGCCTATCCCGATCTTGGCTATCTCGGCGGCATCGCGCCCGAAGCTGACCTGTACCTGTCATCGATGACCCCCTCCGACGTGATCTTCGCCACGACACACGGGAGCAAAAGCGCGGAGGCCGACAATGACAACACCCTGTTCCAGCCTCTCGACCAGCAACTGCTCGGCCATGGCCTGCGCACCCTGTACCGGAATGTGTCCGCGCTGCGCGTGATCAACAACAGCTGGAATGACGAAGCGGCCGGTGATCGCCCGGCGGATGTCGATACCGCCTATCGACGCGCAAGGCAACTCGACACGGGAAACGCGCCGCTGATCGACAGCCTGCGTGCCGCCACCCGGCAGGATGTCCTGCTGGTATTCGCGGCCGGCAATGAGCACCGTGCCCAGCCGGGCCTGATGGCGACCCTGCCGCGCTACCTGCCTGAACTCGAACCCCATTTCCTGTCCGTGGTTGCGCTGGATGCGGAAGGCCGGCTGGCGGCATACTCGAACCAGTGCGGCGTCAGCAAGGCCTGGTGCCTGAGTGCGCCGGGCGACATCTATGCGGCCAGCGCCAGCCATGCCCCGGCCGGGGCCGGCCCGGCCTACAACCTGGTGCGCGTCCAGGGTACCTCGATCGCGGCGCCGCTGGTCAGCGGTGCAGCCGGGCTGATCAGGGAACGCTTCCCGTACATGACCATGGCCCAGGTACGCGGCGTCATGCTCAGTACGGCAACGCCCGAGGGCGCAGAGCGGGTCAGCGAGGCCCAGGGCTGGGGCCGGCTGAACGTGGCCAGAGCCTTGCAGGGGCCGGAACAGCTGCTTGGCGATCCGGTCTACCATCTCGACCGTGCCAGCGACCCGGAGGGCGATGTCTGGCGCAACGATATCGTCGCCGGCGGCCGGCTGGGCAAGGCCGGCAATGGCACACTGTCGCTGGCAGGCATGCGGAACCGCTTTGCCGGCGTCACCGTGCATGACGGGCTGCTGACGCTGGAACAGGCCCATGTCTTCAGCCAGTCAAGCCGGGTCGAGGGCGGGGAGCTGCGTGTCGACGGCTCGCTGGAGGGCCCGGCACTGGACGTGGCACCGGCAGGCACCCTGAGCGGCAGCGGCGATATCCGGGCGCCGACCCGGATCGACGGCAGCCTGGCGTCGCAGCAGGCATCGCGTGCACTGACCTTTCACCACTCGCTGATCCTGGGACGGCACAGCCGCACGCGACTTGCCGCCGCACCGCTCGTGCTGTCCGGTTCCCGGGCCCAGGCCATGCTCGGCGGCACACTGATACCGTCCGGTCTGACGGCAGGCAGTAGATCACTGCTCAGAACCACGGCCGGCGCACGCTATCACGGCCGCTTCGACCGCCTGCAGCAGGACCCGGCGCTGAAGGCCGCCGGCCAGCGCCATGACCTGCTGTTCGCCCCCGACGGCATCCGCCTCGCCGTCCATCCGCAAGCGCTTCCCGGTCAGCAGGCACTGACGGCCAATGCCGCCCGTGGCGCCACCCTGCTCAATCAGTTGCGCGACCATCCACAGGCGCTGGGCGACAGCCGCTACAACCGCTGGTTGCATCAGGCGCTGGCCGGGCACGCCGGCAGCCTGCCGCAAACCATCGGCGGCCAGATCCATGCCGACCTCGGTGCGGCACTGCTGCTGCAACCGCTGCGACTGCAGTCCGCCTTGCAGACGCAGCTGGGCCGCCCGGGACAAGTCCCGGGCGGCAAGCGCTGGTGGCTGGATGCGGTCAGCGAGCGAGCGCACAGCAGCGCCCGGCCCGGCATCGCCGCCAGCAAGGAGCACAGCAGCACGCTGCGGCTGGGGCTCGGCCTGCCGGTCAGCGAACGGCTGGCGTTCAGCGGCGGTTTCTCGCCAGGCAAGGACACGGTCAGCGCCGCCTCCGCCCACGCCCGGACCGACCTGCTCCAGCTGGGCGTGGCGGCACGCTACGGGCTTCGTTCACTTGATCACGGGCCGTATATCGGCGGGCAACTGGCCATCAGCCGCGCCAGCAGTACGATCACGCGCAATCTGGCGCCGCTGGGGCAGACACGAGGCGACACCGGCGGCTGGCTGTACGGTGCCGGCCTGACCGGCGGCTATCGCTGGCAGGTCGCGCCGGACAGCATGATCACGCCTCATGCCGGTCTGCAGGGCAGCCGGGGTCATCTGCGCGCGTTCCGGGAACATGGCGGCGAACTGCCCCTTTCCGTCGAACGCAGCACGCTGTCCACGCAGACCGCGCTGGCCGGCATCGATCTGGAACGACGCTGGCAGCGAGGACGCTGGACCCTGCTCCCCGGCCTGAGCATCGCTTACCAGCGCACACTCGGTCGCAGCAGCCAGCACAGCCAGGCCCGGATCGACGGCTTCACGGTCGGGCAGACCTCGGCGCGGCACGGCCGGGACCGCGTCGCCGCCAGTCTGAAGCTCGACGCCCGCTATGCCGACTGGACCGCCCGGGTGCGTCTGGCCGGCCTGACCGGCAGCGGGGACAGCGGTGGTGCAGCCAGCCTGCAGCTGTTCCGGGCATTCTGA
- the pbpC gene encoding penicillin-binding protein 1C produces MRLAGTGRGLALLAALIIAPAVQAMPDFQQVKAGWRSSDVALMDRNGQPLQRMRVDARVRRLDWVTLTDISPAMRQALVMSEDRRFYQHSGVDWSAVAAASWGYLWNQRTRGASTLTMQLVGLLDDDLRRGAQRRSLVQKVGQGVSSQWLERRWSKAQILEAYLNLVSFRGEVVGLDALAASMFDKSPSGLNAHESAIAVALIRAPNASPDRVAQRACGILRDMGRVGTKAQDCARIDAETRFALARHGNDYLRGEQLAPHFARKLLARSPQAAGSTVRTTLDGDLQRFATRVLRRQLADLRQRNVEDGALLVLDNASGDILAWVGSSGDLSRAGAVDGVTALRQAGSTLKPFLYQIALEGRWLTAASLLNDSPLDLRTSSGLYAPQNYDKDFKGPVSVRTALASSLNTPAVRTIEMITPNRLRQRLYDLGLSSLSESGDYYGYSLALGSADVRLLELVNAYRTLATGGLGSPLRWQVRDPRPAPARQLDARSSFIISDILSDRTARARTFGLESALATRFWSAVKTGTSKDMRDNWAVGYSRRYTVGVWVGNASGAPMWDVSGMHGAAPVWLALMNRLHDGVPSRPPAPPAGVERRQVRFERNVEVAHREYFLPGTARDMIYAADDDRRSRTRGIGNPVDGAIYALDPDIPPQNQRVVFRASGIARPQWWLDGRLLGSGATLAWFPMPGRHVLQLRDRQQVIEQVRFEVRGAFLKAGTVRKGT; encoded by the coding sequence GTGAGGCTGGCCGGAACCGGGCGCGGGCTGGCGCTGCTGGCCGCGCTGATCATCGCGCCGGCTGTGCAGGCAATGCCGGACTTTCAGCAGGTCAAGGCCGGCTGGCGTTCGTCCGACGTGGCCCTGATGGATCGTAACGGCCAGCCGCTGCAGCGCATGCGGGTCGATGCGCGGGTGCGCCGGCTGGACTGGGTCACGCTGACCGACATCTCGCCGGCCATGCGCCAGGCGCTGGTGATGTCGGAGGACCGTCGCTTCTATCAGCACAGCGGGGTGGACTGGTCGGCGGTGGCCGCCGCCAGCTGGGGCTATCTGTGGAACCAGCGCACGCGTGGCGCCTCGACACTGACCATGCAGCTGGTCGGCCTGCTGGACGACGATCTGCGGCGCGGCGCGCAGCGGCGCTCGCTGGTGCAGAAAGTCGGGCAGGGGGTCAGTTCACAGTGGCTGGAGCGCCGCTGGAGCAAGGCGCAGATTCTCGAGGCATACCTGAATCTGGTCAGTTTCCGGGGCGAGGTCGTCGGTCTGGATGCGCTGGCGGCGTCGATGTTCGACAAGTCGCCGTCAGGGCTGAATGCCCACGAATCCGCGATCGCCGTGGCGCTGATCCGCGCCCCGAATGCCAGTCCGGACCGGGTCGCGCAGCGCGCCTGCGGCATTCTGCGCGACATGGGCCGCGTCGGCACAAAGGCGCAGGACTGCGCCCGGATCGATGCCGAAACCCGCTTTGCGCTGGCGCGGCACGGCAATGACTATCTGCGCGGCGAGCAACTGGCGCCGCATTTCGCCCGCAAATTGCTGGCGCGGTCGCCGCAGGCGGCCGGCAGCACCGTTCGCACCACGCTGGACGGCGATCTGCAGCGTTTCGCCACCCGTGTCCTGCGCCGGCAGCTGGCCGATCTGCGCCAGCGCAATGTCGAGGATGGGGCGCTGCTGGTGCTGGACAATGCCAGCGGCGACATTCTGGCCTGGGTCGGTTCCAGTGGCGATCTGTCGCGGGCCGGCGCAGTCGATGGCGTGACCGCCCTGCGCCAGGCCGGCTCGACGCTGAAGCCGTTCCTGTACCAGATCGCGCTGGAAGGGCGCTGGCTGACGGCGGCGTCGCTGCTGAACGACAGCCCGCTCGACCTGCGGACAAGCAGCGGCCTGTATGCGCCGCAGAACTACGACAAGGATTTCAAGGGCCCGGTTTCGGTCCGGACCGCGCTGGCCTCGTCGCTGAATACGCCGGCGGTCCGCACCATCGAGATGATTACGCCGAACCGGCTGCGCCAGCGCCTGTACGACCTCGGCCTGAGCAGCCTGTCCGAGTCCGGCGATTACTACGGTTACAGCCTGGCGCTGGGCTCCGCCGATGTCCGGCTGCTGGAGCTGGTCAATGCCTATCGCACGCTGGCGACCGGGGGACTTGGCAGTCCGCTGCGCTGGCAGGTCAGGGACCCCCGGCCGGCGCCGGCCCGGCAGCTGGATGCGCGCAGCAGCTTCATCATCAGCGACATTCTGTCCGACCGCACCGCGCGGGCGCGCACCTTCGGCCTGGAAAGTGCGCTGGCCACCCGCTTCTGGAGCGCGGTGAAGACCGGTACCAGCAAGGACATGCGCGACAACTGGGCGGTGGGCTACTCGCGCCGCTACACGGTCGGGGTGTGGGTCGGCAATGCCAGCGGCGCGCCGATGTGGGACGTGTCCGGCATGCATGGCGCGGCGCCGGTCTGGCTGGCACTGATGAACCGGCTGCACGATGGCGTGCCGTCACGCCCGCCGGCACCGCCGGCCGGGGTGGAGCGGCGCCAGGTGCGCTTCGAGCGGAATGTCGAAGTCGCCCATCGCGAATACTTCCTGCCCGGCACCGCGCGCGACATGATCTATGCGGCCGATGATGACCGCCGCAGCCGCACGCGCGGCATCGGCAATCCGGTCGATGGCGCGATCTATGCGCTGGACCCGGACATCCCGCCGCAGAACCAGCGCGTGGTGTTTCGCGCCAGCGGCATTGCCCGGCCGCAGTGGTGGCTGGATGGCAGGCTGCTCGGCAGCGGGGCGACGCTGGCCTGGTTCCCGATGCCCGGGCGCCACGTGCTGCAGCTGCGCGACCGTCAGCAGGTGATTGAGCAGGTACGGTTCGAAGTGCGCGGGGCGTTTCTGAAAGCGGGGACGGTCAGGAAGGGGACGTGA